The Mytilus trossulus isolate FHL-02 chromosome 13, PNRI_Mtr1.1.1.hap1, whole genome shotgun sequence genome has a segment encoding these proteins:
- the LOC134694527 gene encoding uncharacterized protein LOC134694527, translating to MSPLPTSVNTLCLYGNFLSRSFKSVASIQNYISGVKTLHLLLGFEFPTEDWFSIKLLFRGLSRQNHHMPRRALPITPQILLKMCEFLDMSNPSDVTIWCCFLFAFFLMVRKSNLVPTSAKNFDPHKQLCRNNVIVFSDYLLVKMEWSKTIQFGNRKLELPLVKIKGSPLCPYNAYNRMCTLIPADGEKPAFLIPQSKGFKILCYSYFQKRLRDILEKCGLNSSKFSSHSFRRGGATWAFHSKVPSELIQFHGDWRSDAYKVYLEFDLHDKLSISRAMADEILN from the coding sequence ATGTCACCTTTGCCTACTTCTGTAAATACTCTTTGTTTATATGGAAATTTTTTGAGTAGGAGTTTTAAGAGTGTAGCttcaattcaaaattatattagtGGTGTCAAgactttacatttgttattagGATTTGAGTTTCCAACGGAAGATTGGTTTTccataaaattattgtttagaGGGTTGTCTCGTCAAAATCATCATATGCCTCGCAGAGCTCTGCCTATTACTCCACAGATTCTTTTGAAAATGTGTGAATTTTTAGATATGTCTAATCCGTCAGATGTCACTATCTGgtgctgttttttgtttgccTTTTTTCTTATGGTTAGAAAGTCTAATTTAGTTCCAACTTCGGCAAAGAATTTTGATCCACACAAACAATTATGCAGAAATAACGTTATTGTTTTTAGTGATTAtttgttggttaaaatggaatGGTCAAAAACCATTCAATTTGGTAATAGGAAACTGGAGTTACCATTGGTTAAGATAAAAGGGTCTCCACTTTGTCCGTACAACGCGTACAATCGTATGTGCACTCTTATACCAGCCGATGGTGAAAAACCCGCTTTTTTAATTCCACAATCTAaaggatttaaaattttatgttattcTTATTTTCAGAAAAGACTACGGGACATTTTAGAAAAGTGTGGTTTAAATTCTTCCAAATTTTCCTCTCATTCTTTTCGGAGAGGAGGGGCTACATGGGCTTTTCACAGTAAAGTTCCTTCCGAGTTGATACAATTTCACGGGGATTGGCGTAGTGACGcatataaagtttatttagaaTTTGATTTACATGACAAATTGTCTATTTCACGAGCTATGGCTGATGAGATTCTGaattaa